Proteins from a genomic interval of Aquabacterium sp. J223:
- a CDS encoding sulfate adenylyltransferase subunit 1 — MSAVPKNHETITGAVDDHRALRFLTCGSVDDGKSTLIGRLLFESQAILADQLDTLAKRAAGEPIDLSLLTDGLEAEREQGITIDVAYRYFATKTRKFIIADAPGHEQYTRNMVTAAAGSDAAVVLVDITKIDWRAAEVQLLPQTRRHALLAQLLRVPSILFAINKIDAVDDAGAAYEAVGQALRTFAAAAGIQVAGIVPVSALRGDNVTQPLDAPWYHGPSLLQLLHTLPATQERTQGDLLLPVQYVAREGEGTGNQPRTLWGRIAHGQVKAGDAVQLFPSGQRAVVAEVRRAGEVVAKAEAGQSAGLVLDRQLDVSRGDWIGTPEALKSTQRFTATLAWLDTEPAVVGRKYWVRHGNRWVQARIASIDHRLDIHTLDETDAHELAVNDIGHVTVEVQQPLPVEAYADNRIGGALIVVDPTSNRTSGALLVSQPQ; from the coding sequence ATGTCCGCCGTGCCGAAGAACCACGAGACCATCACCGGCGCCGTCGACGACCACCGCGCCCTGCGCTTCCTCACCTGCGGCAGCGTCGACGACGGCAAGAGCACGCTCATCGGACGCCTGCTGTTCGAGAGCCAGGCCATCCTGGCCGACCAGCTCGACACGCTGGCCAAGCGCGCCGCCGGCGAGCCGATCGACCTGTCGCTGCTGACCGACGGCCTGGAGGCCGAGCGCGAGCAGGGCATCACCATCGACGTGGCGTACCGCTACTTCGCCACCAAGACGCGCAAGTTCATCATCGCCGACGCCCCCGGCCATGAGCAGTACACCCGCAACATGGTGACCGCAGCCGCCGGCAGCGACGCCGCGGTGGTGCTGGTCGACATCACCAAGATCGACTGGCGGGCGGCCGAGGTGCAACTGCTGCCCCAGACCCGGCGCCATGCGCTGCTGGCGCAGCTGCTGCGCGTGCCGAGCATCCTCTTCGCCATCAACAAGATCGACGCGGTGGACGACGCCGGCGCAGCCTACGAGGCGGTGGGCCAGGCGCTGCGCACCTTCGCCGCCGCCGCCGGCATCCAGGTGGCGGGCATCGTGCCGGTCTCCGCCCTGCGCGGCGACAACGTCACCCAGCCGCTGGACGCGCCCTGGTACCACGGCCCCTCGCTGCTGCAGCTGCTGCACACCCTGCCCGCCACGCAGGAGCGCACTCAGGGCGACCTGCTGCTGCCGGTGCAGTACGTCGCCCGTGAAGGCGAAGGCACCGGCAACCAGCCGCGCACGCTGTGGGGCCGCATCGCGCATGGGCAGGTGAAGGCCGGCGATGCGGTGCAGCTCTTCCCCAGCGGCCAGCGGGCGGTGGTGGCCGAGGTGCGCCGTGCGGGCGAAGTGGTGGCGAAGGCCGAGGCCGGCCAGTCCGCCGGCCTGGTGCTGGACCGCCAGCTCGACGTGTCGCGCGGCGACTGGATCGGCACCCCCGAGGCGCTGAAGAGCACACAGCGCTTCACCGCCACGCTGGCCTGGCTGGACACCGAGCCCGCGGTGGTCGGCCGCAAGTACTGGGTGCGCCATGGCAACCGCTGGGTGCAGGCGCGCATCGCCAGCATCGACCACCGCCTGGACATCCACACCCTGGACGAGACCGACGCGCACGAACTGGCGGTCAACGACATCGGCCATGTCACGGTGGAGGTGCAGCAGCCCCTGCCGGTGGAAGCCTATGCGGACAACCGCATCGGCGGCGCCCTGATCGTCGTCGACCCGACCAGCAACCGCACCAGCGGCGCGCTGCTGGTCTCGCAGCCGCAGTAG
- the fdxA gene encoding ferredoxin FdxA, producing the protein MTHVVTEACIRCKYTDCVDVCPVDCFREGPNFLAIDPDECIDCAVCIPECPVNAILPEEDVPSDQLAFIKLNADLAKQWPSITKRKAPLPDADDWKDRKDKVSELIK; encoded by the coding sequence ATGACCCACGTTGTCACCGAAGCCTGCATCCGCTGCAAATACACCGACTGCGTCGATGTCTGCCCGGTGGACTGCTTCCGCGAAGGCCCCAACTTCCTGGCCATCGACCCCGACGAGTGCATCGACTGCGCCGTCTGCATCCCCGAGTGCCCGGTCAACGCCATCCTCCCGGAGGAGGACGTGCCGTCGGACCAGCTGGCCTTCATCAAGCTCAACGCCGACCTGGCCAAGCAGTGGCCCAGCATCACCAAGCGCAAGGCGCCGCTGCCCGACGCCGACGACTGGAAGGACCGCAAGGACAAGGTGTCCGAGCTGATCAAGTAG
- a CDS encoding phosphoadenylyl-sulfate reductase: MSAIALYARETAGFADRVAHAVEVLRDAAAGHPGGIVQSTSLGVEDMVVTDLLARHGLPIAIATLDTGKLHPQTLALIPAIEQRYGRTVEVFKPVAEAVIQFVARNGEDAMYQSIELRKACCGIRKLEPLARMLAGRSAWVTGLRREQSGARADVPFTEPDDQGRSKVNPLADWSWADVWHYVRTHDVPYNPLHDEFMPSIGCAPCTRAIAVGEDFRAGRWWWEESSKECGLHVKHEEEEDDPVVSMIGARP; encoded by the coding sequence ATGAGCGCGATTGCCCTCTACGCCCGCGAGACCGCGGGTTTCGCCGACCGCGTCGCCCACGCGGTGGAAGTGCTGCGCGACGCCGCGGCCGGCCACCCGGGCGGCATCGTGCAGTCGACCAGCCTGGGCGTGGAGGACATGGTCGTGACCGACCTGCTCGCCCGCCACGGCCTGCCCATCGCCATCGCCACGCTGGACACCGGCAAGCTGCACCCGCAGACGCTGGCGCTGATCCCCGCCATCGAGCAGCGCTACGGTCGCACGGTGGAGGTGTTCAAGCCGGTGGCCGAGGCCGTGATCCAGTTCGTCGCCCGCAATGGCGAGGACGCGATGTACCAGAGCATCGAGCTGCGCAAGGCCTGCTGCGGCATCCGCAAGCTGGAGCCGCTGGCCCGCATGCTGGCCGGCCGCAGCGCCTGGGTCACCGGCCTGCGGCGCGAGCAGTCCGGCGCCCGCGCCGACGTGCCCTTCACCGAGCCCGACGACCAGGGCCGCAGCAAGGTCAACCCGCTGGCCGACTGGAGCTGGGCGGACGTCTGGCACTACGTTCGCACCCACGACGTGCCCTACAACCCGCTGCACGACGAGTTCATGCCCAGCATCGGCTGCGCGCCCTGCACGCGCGCCATCGCCGTGGGCGAGGACTTCCGCGCCGGCCGCTGGTGGTGGGAGGAGTCCAGCAAGGAGTGCGGCCTGCACGTCAAGCATGAGGAAGAAGAAGACGACCCCGTCGTCTCGATGATCGGAGCCCGACCGTGA
- a CDS encoding NAD(P)/FAD-dependent oxidoreductase: MTVDALVIGAGPVGLWQAFQLGLQGLRCAVVDALPFVGGQCAELYPDKPIYDIPGLPRCSGGELVERLQQQLAPFAVERHLGQEVTSLQRRADGRFDVATEAGTRLDAGVVVIAGGLGAFTPKRLRVEGLRAFEGRQVFHHRPDDAVTRGRHVVVAGDTESTLSWALALAEGRAAARITVVHRRDHWRAEPATVSRFHQALAAGDVHLSLGQPVGLAEREGRLVALTLATAEGAEVQQPLDLLLVGLGLSPQLGPVAHWGLAMERRLLTVDTERFQTSEPGIFAVGDINHYPGKRKLIVCGFHEATLAAFAAAEHLHPGERVPLQYTTTSPALQQRLGVAGDTPI, translated from the coding sequence ATGACCGTGGACGCGCTGGTCATCGGCGCGGGCCCGGTGGGCCTGTGGCAGGCCTTCCAGCTCGGCCTGCAGGGCCTGCGCTGCGCCGTCGTCGACGCCCTGCCCTTCGTCGGCGGGCAATGCGCCGAGCTGTACCCCGACAAGCCGATCTACGACATCCCCGGGCTGCCCCGCTGCTCGGGCGGTGAACTGGTCGAGCGGCTGCAGCAGCAGCTGGCGCCCTTCGCCGTGGAACGGCACCTGGGCCAGGAGGTGACCTCACTGCAGCGGCGCGCGGACGGTCGCTTCGACGTCGCCACCGAGGCCGGCACCCGCCTCGACGCCGGCGTGGTGGTCATCGCCGGCGGCCTGGGCGCCTTCACCCCGAAGCGGCTGCGGGTCGAGGGCCTGCGCGCCTTCGAGGGCCGGCAGGTCTTCCACCACCGTCCGGACGATGCGGTGACGCGCGGCCGCCATGTGGTCGTCGCCGGCGACACCGAGTCGACGCTGTCGTGGGCGCTGGCGCTGGCCGAGGGCCGCGCCGCCGCCCGCATCACCGTCGTGCACCGCCGCGACCACTGGCGCGCCGAGCCGGCCACGGTGTCGCGCTTCCACCAGGCCCTGGCCGCGGGCGACGTGCACCTCTCGCTCGGCCAGCCGGTGGGCCTGGCCGAACGGGAGGGCCGGCTGGTCGCGCTGACCCTGGCCACCGCCGAGGGCGCCGAGGTCCAGCAGCCGCTGGACCTGCTGCTCGTCGGCCTGGGCCTGTCCCCCCAGCTCGGCCCCGTCGCGCACTGGGGCCTGGCGATGGAGCGCCGGCTGCTCACGGTGGACACCGAGCGCTTCCAGACCAGCGAGCCGGGCATCTTCGCGGTGGGCGACATCAACCACTACCCCGGCAAGCGAAAGCTCATCGTCTGCGGCTTCCACGAGGCCACGCTCGCCGCCTTCGCCGCGGCCGAGCACCTCCATCCCGGCGAGCGCGTGCCGCTGCAGTACACCACCACCAGCCCGGCCTTGCAGCAGCGGCTCGGGGTGGCGGGCGACACGCCGATCTGA
- the cobA gene encoding uroporphyrinogen-III C-methyltransferase, with amino-acid sequence MTGRVVFVGAGPGAADLITLRGLQRLQQAEVVLHDALIDLPALQALAPQADWQPVGKRGFADDSTPQVQINRRLVALAARHRTVVRLKGGDPSIFGRLEEELAALAQAGIACEVVPGVTAASAAAAHGLRPLTRRGSGRSVTLATAMTREGELHAVRHADSEVFYMAGRQLASLSERLRGEGWGGGTAVHVVSRAGWPDARASDHTVATLAQAQPLHEGRPTVVVVGAGGQPVPT; translated from the coding sequence ATGACCGGCCGCGTGGTGTTCGTCGGCGCCGGCCCGGGCGCGGCCGACCTCATCACCCTGCGCGGCCTGCAGCGGCTGCAGCAGGCGGAGGTGGTGCTGCACGATGCCCTCATCGACCTGCCGGCGCTGCAGGCGCTGGCGCCGCAGGCCGACTGGCAGCCGGTGGGCAAGCGCGGCTTCGCCGACGACAGCACACCGCAGGTCCAGATCAACCGGCGGCTGGTCGCACTGGCGGCCCGCCACCGCACCGTGGTGCGCCTGAAGGGCGGCGACCCCAGCATCTTCGGTCGGCTGGAAGAGGAGCTGGCCGCGCTGGCGCAGGCCGGCATCGCCTGCGAGGTGGTGCCCGGCGTCACCGCCGCCAGCGCCGCCGCCGCCCACGGCCTGCGCCCGCTGACCCGGCGCGGCAGCGGCCGCAGCGTCACCCTGGCCACCGCGATGACGCGCGAGGGCGAGCTGCACGCCGTGCGCCACGCGGACAGCGAGGTGTTCTACATGGCCGGACGCCAGCTGGCGTCGCTGTCCGAGCGCCTGCGCGGCGAAGGCTGGGGCGGCGGCACGGCGGTGCACGTCGTCTCGCGCGCCGGCTGGCCCGACGCCCGGGCCAGCGACCACACCGTCGCCACCCTCGCCCAGGCCCAGCCGCTGCACGAAGGCCGTCCCACCGTGGTGGTCGTGGGCGCCGGCGGGCAGCCGGTGCCGACTTAA
- the cysD gene encoding sulfate adenylyltransferase subunit CysD, which translates to MNAATSVEQLLPQLDHSHLDWLEEEAIFILREVAASFERPALLFSGGKDSCVVLRLAEKAFKTRISGNDFKGRLPFPLVHVDTGHNFPEVIEFRDRRVAEMGERLVVGHLEDSIKKGTIRLAHPLESRNGHQTVTLLETIEEHRFDCLIGGARRDEEKARAKERIFSHRDSFGQWQPKEQRPELWTLFNTRIRPGEHFRAFPISNWTELDVWLYIARENIPLPSLYFKHEREVVRRKGLLVPVTEVTPPEAGETVERVPVRFRTVGDMTCTCPVESDADSAAAIVAETLTVTVSERGATRMDDRTSDASMERRKKEGYF; encoded by the coding sequence GTGAACGCCGCCACCAGCGTTGAGCAGCTGCTGCCGCAGCTCGACCATTCGCACCTCGACTGGCTGGAAGAGGAAGCCATCTTCATCCTGCGCGAGGTGGCCGCCAGCTTCGAGCGCCCCGCCCTGCTGTTCTCCGGCGGCAAGGACTCGTGCGTCGTCCTGCGCCTGGCCGAGAAGGCCTTCAAGACCAGGATCTCGGGCAACGACTTCAAGGGCCGGCTGCCCTTCCCGCTGGTGCACGTGGACACCGGCCACAACTTCCCCGAGGTCATCGAGTTCCGCGACCGCCGCGTGGCCGAGATGGGCGAGCGGCTGGTCGTCGGCCACCTCGAGGACTCGATCAAGAAGGGCACCATCCGCCTGGCCCATCCGCTGGAATCGCGCAACGGCCACCAGACGGTGACCCTGCTGGAGACCATCGAGGAGCACCGCTTCGACTGCCTGATCGGCGGCGCCCGCCGCGACGAGGAGAAGGCGCGCGCCAAGGAGCGCATCTTCAGCCACCGCGACAGCTTCGGCCAATGGCAGCCGAAGGAGCAGCGGCCCGAGCTGTGGACGCTGTTCAACACCCGCATCCGCCCCGGCGAGCACTTCCGCGCCTTCCCGATCAGCAACTGGACCGAGCTCGACGTCTGGCTGTACATCGCCCGCGAGAACATCCCGCTGCCCAGCCTCTACTTCAAGCACGAGCGCGAGGTGGTGCGGCGCAAGGGCTTGCTGGTGCCGGTGACCGAGGTCACGCCGCCCGAGGCCGGCGAGACCGTCGAACGGGTGCCGGTGCGCTTTCGCACCGTCGGCGACATGACCTGCACCTGCCCGGTGGAAAGCGACGCCGACAGCGCCGCCGCCATCGTGGCCGAGACGCTGACCGTGACGGTGAGCGAGCGCGGCGCCACCCGCATGGACGACCGCACGTCCGACGCGTCGATGGAACGCCGCAAGAAGGAAGGTTATTTCTGA
- a CDS encoding DUF934 domain-containing protein has translation MKFIDKAQDPWHMPLGEDGPTPHPVAASHRLLTLEQWHAVRATWPASLPTGVAVPNDADIEQLEPDLPRLQLVALQFPKWVDGRAYSQAHLLRERFGYTGEVRATGEVLVDMLPLMQRTGFDTAVLRGDQSREAAERALAFFPGHYQGDVREPRPWFARPAGEEREFVQTGAAI, from the coding sequence ATGAAGTTCATCGACAAAGCCCAGGACCCCTGGCACATGCCCCTGGGCGAAGACGGGCCGACCCCGCACCCGGTGGCCGCGTCGCACCGCCTGCTGACGCTCGAACAGTGGCACGCGGTGCGCGCCACCTGGCCGGCGAGCCTGCCCACCGGCGTGGCGGTGCCCAACGACGCCGACATCGAGCAACTCGAGCCCGACCTGCCGCGGCTGCAGCTGGTCGCGCTGCAGTTCCCCAAGTGGGTGGACGGCCGGGCCTACAGCCAGGCGCACCTCCTGCGCGAGCGCTTCGGCTACACCGGCGAGGTGCGCGCCACCGGCGAGGTGCTGGTGGACATGCTGCCGCTGATGCAGCGCACCGGCTTCGACACCGCCGTGCTGCGCGGCGACCAGTCGCGCGAGGCGGCCGAGCGTGCGCTGGCCTTCTTCCCCGGCCACTACCAGGGCGACGTGCGCGAGCCGCGGCCGTGGTTCGCGCGGCCGGCGGGCGAGGAGCGCGAGTTCGTGCAGACAGGGGCCGCGATATGA